The following proteins are encoded in a genomic region of Necator americanus strain Aroian chromosome II, whole genome shotgun sequence:
- a CDS encoding hypothetical protein (NECATOR_CHRII.G8097.T1): MKSNKATGPDDIPVDIWKLLGDRGSMWLATLFNKIVAEGRTLDVWQTSVTVPVWKGKGDIADCTSYRPIRLLCHTMKVFERVLEARLRKIVSVSLSQCGFVKDCSTIDAIHAVQILLEKHREKNRSVHFAFLDLEKPCST; this comes from the coding sequence atgaagtcgaacaaggcaaccggtcctgatgacatacctgttgatatctggaagctgctaggagatcgagggtccatgtggctcgcaactctatttaacaagatcgttgcagaaggacggactctagacgtttggcaaacttccgtgaccgtgcctgtctggaaagggaaaggagacattgctgactgcacctcgtacaggcccatacgactgctctgccatacgatgaaggtttttgagcgtgtcctggaagctcgtctgaggaaaattgttagcgtttcactcagccagtgcggttttgtgaaggactgcagcactatagatgctatccatgctgtccaaATCCTCCTGGaaaaacatcgagagaagaaccgcagtgtgcattttgcttttctcgatctcgagaaaccGTGttccacatga
- a CDS encoding hypothetical protein (NECATOR_CHRII.G8098.T2): MSMRSHRVPDEYVRWTKLLYAKPTSVVRCAAGTSRPFPVQVGVHQGSSLSPLLFILCMDTITKEIQKQHPWTLLFADDVMLASESRDDLQKQVQSWKDQLQQYGLRLNTSKSEYMECGPRIEDGSIRVDGTELNKVNCFKCLGSKVTSTGDIDQDARARVNAAWMKWKMARSVLCDKKVTVRLKSKIYRTVVRPVALYGCEYWPTTKALERVLHATEMRMLRWTIGITVKEKVSNDTVRSLFGVVPITEKMKEARLRWFGHVLRREEDSVAKTALKLDVSGVRPRGRPKIRWLDRVKLDMIDARLCTADAMDRTKWKTRSRKADPATTRDKRLEEEEEEEELFQLFSRLFL, from the coding sequence atgtccatgaggtcgcatagagtaccagatgaatatgtgcggtggacgaagctactttatgcgaagcctaccagcgttgtacgatgtgctgctggaacaagcaggccattccctgtacaagtgggggttcatcagggttcatccctctcacctctgctgttcatactgtgcatggacacgataacgaaggaaatccagaagcagcatccgtggactctactctttgccgacgatgtcatgctcgcgtcggagtctcgagatgatcttcagaaacaagtgcagtcttggaaggatcagctgcaacaatatggattgcgcctcaacacatcaaaaagtgagtacatggagtgcggaccaaggatagaggatggttcaattcgtgtcgatggcaccgaattaaacaaggtgaactgcttcaagtgccttggatccaaagtgacttccacaggcgacattgatcaagatgctcgagcacgtgttaatgctgcatggatgaaatggaaaatggcaagaagcgtactgtgcgacaagaaagtcacTGTTCggctgaagtcgaagatctacaggacggttgtgcgtcctgttgccctttacggatgcgagtactggccgacaacgaaagccttggaaagagtgctgcacgctacggagatgcggatgttgaggtggacgataggtatAACggtaaaagagaaagtatccaacgacactgtgcgctccctcttcggtgtcgtcccgataactgagaagatgaaggaggcgcgactgagatggtttggccacgtcttgcggcgggaggaagattctgttgccaaaaccgctctgaagctcgacgtttcaggagtgaggccgcgcgggaggccaaagattcgctggttagaccgtgtgaagctggatatgatagatgcacgtttgtgtacggctgatgcaatggatagaaccaaatggaagacaagaagcagaaaagcggaccctgcaacaacgcgggacaaacgccttgaagaagaagaagaagaagaagaattatttCAGCTATTCTCCAGgctatttttataa
- a CDS encoding hypothetical protein (NECATOR_CHRII.G8098.T1): protein MDTITKEIQKQHPWTLLFADDVMLASESRDDLQKQVQSWKDQLQQYGLRLNTSKSEYMECGPRIEDGSIRVDGTELNKVNCFKCLGSKVTSTGDIDQDARARVNAAWMKWKMARSVLCDKKVTVRLKSKIYRTVVRPVALYGCEYWPTTKALERVLHATEMRMLRWTIGITVKEKVSNDTVRSLFGVVPITEKMKEARLRWFGHVLRREEDSVAKTALKLDVSGVRPRGRPKIRWLDRVKLDMIDARLCTADAMDRTKWKTRSRKADPATTRDKRLEEEEEEEELFQLFSRLFL, encoded by the coding sequence atggacacgataacgaaggaaatccagaagcagcatccgtggactctactctttgccgacgatgtcatgctcgcgtcggagtctcgagatgatcttcagaaacaagtgcagtcttggaaggatcagctgcaacaatatggattgcgcctcaacacatcaaaaagtgagtacatggagtgcggaccaaggatagaggatggttcaattcgtgtcgatggcaccgaattaaacaaggtgaactgcttcaagtgccttggatccaaagtgacttccacaggcgacattgatcaagatgctcgagcacgtgttaatgctgcatggatgaaatggaaaatggcaagaagcgtactgtgcgacaagaaagtcacTGTTCggctgaagtcgaagatctacaggacggttgtgcgtcctgttgccctttacggatgcgagtactggccgacaacgaaagccttggaaagagtgctgcacgctacggagatgcggatgttgaggtggacgataggtatAACggtaaaagagaaagtatccaacgacactgtgcgctccctcttcggtgtcgtcccgataactgagaagatgaaggaggcgcgactgagatggtttggccacgtcttgcggcgggaggaagattctgttgccaaaaccgctctgaagctcgacgtttcaggagtgaggccgcgcgggaggccaaagattcgctggttagaccgtgtgaagctggatatgatagatgcacgtttgtgtacggctgatgcaatggatagaaccaaatggaagacaagaagcagaaaagcggaccctgcaacaacgcgggacaaacgccttgaagaagaagaagaagaagaagaattatttCAGCTATTCTCCAGgctatttttataa